The Sinorhizobium alkalisoli genomic interval TTGCGAATTCCGGCCAGGGCGTGCACAACGTCTCCTTCACGGCCAAGGCCGGCCAGACGATCGCCATCGTCGGCCCGACAGGCGCCGGCAAGACGACGCTCGTCAACCTCCTGCAGCGGGTCCATGATCCGAAGCACGGCCAGATACTGATCGACGGGGTCGACATCTCGACGGTTACGCGCAAGTCGCTACGCCGCTCGATCGCCACCGTTTTCCAGGATGCCGGCCTGATGAACCGGTCTATCGGCGACAACATCCGGCTTGGCCGCGAGGACGCCACGCTGGAAGAGATCGTGGCCGCGGCCGAGGCCGCCGCCGCGGGCGACTTCATCGAAGACCGCCTCAACGGCTACGACACGGTCGTCGGCGAGCGCGGCAACCGCCTCTCCGGCGGCGAACGCCAGCGCATCGCCATTGCCCGAGCCATCCTCAAGAATGCTCCGATCCTGGTGCTGGACGAGGCGACCAGTGCGCTCGACGTCGAGACCGAGGCCAGAGTCAAGGACGCGATCGATGCGCTTCGCAAGGATCGGACGACCTTCATCATCGCTCACCGCCTGTCGACGGTGCGTGAGGCCGACCTCGTCATCTTCATGGACCACGGCCGGATCGTCGAAATGGGCGGCTTCAACGAGCTCAGCCGCAGCAACGGCCGCTTCGCCGCCCTGCTGCGCGCCAGCGGCATCCTGACGGACGATGACGTCCGCCGGAGCCTCACCGCAGCCTGAATTGCGACCCCGACGGCGCCGGCTCCTTGGGCGCGGCGCCGTCCCGTTTCAACCTCTGCATGTCTCGTCGAATTGACTCGGCTCCGAAAAGACACGCAGCAACTCAAATTGCCGCAGCGGCCGTAGGCTTGCTGCAGGGTGGGGCGGGGCGTCAAACCCGGAACAGGATCGCATGCTGCAAAAGACCCTTCAGAGCACCAGACAGCAAATGGAAGCCGTGCGCCCCGGCGCGACGACCCGCGACACGCGCCTCGACGTCTTTCGGGCGCTCTGTCTGCTGACGATCTTCGTCAACCATGTGCCCGGCCAATATCTCGAATATATCACGCACAAGAACTTCGGTTTTTCCGATTCGGCGGAGGCTTTCGTGCTGATCTCCGGCCTTGCGGTCGGCGCTGCCTATGGCCGCAAATTCGTCGCCGGAGCACGTCTTGCATCGACGCTCAAGGCATGGCGGCGCGCCATGACACTCTATGTCGCCCACATCATGACGAGCATCGTGACGCTCGCGATCTTCGCCGGCGCCGCCCTCTATTTCGGCCGGCAGGAACTGATCGGCGAGATCAACATCCGTCCGATCGTCGAACAGACGGAACAGGGCATCGTTGCCATGGTGCTCCTTGGCCACCAGCTCGGCTACAACAATATCCTGTCGATGTATGCCGTGCTGCTCCTGATGCTGCCGGCCATGCTCTGGTTGAACGCCATCAGCCCCCGCTTGCTGTTTGCGGTCTCGGCAATCTTGTGGCTTGCCGCCGGCTGCTTCAAGCTGGTGCCATACAATTTCCTTGACGAGGGCTACTGGTTCCTCAATCCCTGGTCATGGCAGTTCCTCTTCGTGATCGGCATTCTGTGCATGAACCACGTGCGCGCCGGCGGCGACTTGCCGCGAAGCCCCTGGCTTATCGGGCTATCGGCCGCCTATGTCCTCATTTCGGCCTGCTGGGTGCTGTTCTCCTGGTGGCACATCGACATTTCCTTCGGCCTGCCGGCGGTGCTGACCGGCTTCGACAAGACCTTCCTGTCGCTGACGCGGCTGCTGCACGTGCTGGCGCTCGCCTATCTGATCGCGATCATTCCCGGCGTCAGCCAGCTGGCGCGGTTGCGCATCGATCATCCGCTGGTGATGATCGGCCGGCATTCGCTGCCGATCTTCATCTTCGGAACGATCCTCGCCATGGCGGGGCAGGTGTTTCTCTTCGTCACCGACAGGGACCCGATCGCCGGCTCGCTCTATGTCGTCGCCGGCATCGGCCTGCACTTCGTCTACGCATATTATCTCGACTGGCTGAAGGAAATGGGAACGGCGAGGCCGCTCGCCGCGGCGTAGGAATCTCGACCGAATCGGCGTGGCTCGGATCGGCTCGTCAGCGATGCGTAGTTTCATAGAGTTGCAGCAACCGTTGCGCGTCTGAAATGACGCGCAAAGCTGTAAGATGCGTTCCGGTGTCTTTGTGATTCGCAGAGATTGGGGCGCATCATTGAAAGTGACAACAGCACAGATCCCCGTTTCGCCCGAGATTTCGGTCAACGCAACAGCGGTACGGAAAGCGATCAAGGACGCGGCCGATCAAGGCGCGAGATTGATCAACTTCTGTGAAGGTGCGCTGTCCGGCTACGGTAAGGCGCAGATCATCAGTCCCGAACGCTGGCAAGACTTCGATTGGGATCGACAGGAAGCCGAGCTTCGCTCGATAGCCGAAACTTGCCGGCACCTTCGCCTGTTCGCCGTGATCGGTGGTGCTCACCGCCTCTCAAAGGCTTATCCGCCCCATAACAGCCTCTATGTTTTCTCGGACAAGGGACATCTGCTGACTAGATACGACAAGAGATATTTGTCGCATGGCGAATTGGGCGGCTGGTACACGCCGGGAACGACGCCGATCACGTTCGAGGTCGATGGCTACCGGTTCGGCTGCGCCATATGCATCGAGTGCCAGTTCGCGGAGATATTCGCCGAGTACGAACGCCTCGGCGCGGATGCGGTTCTCTTCTCCTCCTACGGTATACCGACGCACTTCCAGATCGCACTCCAGGCACATGCAGCGCTGAACTGTGTCTGGATAGGTGCCGCGACGCCGGCACAAACCGCTGACAAGGGACCTGCAGGGGTGATCGGCCCGGATGGGCAATGGATCAGTCGATGCTCGATGCAAGGGGCGGGGCTGGCAACCGCAGTGCTCAACCGTGACGATCCGGCTTACGAAATCCCGCTTCATAAGGCTCGTCCGTGGCGCAGCAAGGCGAGGCAAGGAGATATCTACCGGGAAAAGATGGCGGACGATCCAAGAAGCCGCAACAGAGGCGGCTATTGAATCGCGCTCGGTGCGGATGGCCAAGCCATGTACGCGCACTCAAGCCAGATTGCTTTACCGCCAGCCGCCACCGTTCGAAAGCGATGCAAGGAAAGCCGGCTCATCTCCCGCTATCCTCACAGCTGACATCCGCCGACTCGCGAGTACAGGGAAGAGGGAGGCGGCTTCACCCCTCTCTGTCCTGCCGACAGAAGGGATGGTGGCCGCCATTCTACTCTCAACCCCACCTGCACCCGCGACCTATAGCAACACGCCCTCATGCGCGTCCTTGGTGACGCTGTCATTGATGCTGACGATCGGTTCGCCGGTCTTCGGATCGCGGCTGACGGAGATCCGGTGCGTGGCGCCGTTCACCCGGACCTTGGCGGTATAGCCGTCCCAATGGGCCGGCAGAACCGGCCGGACAGCCAGCCTCTTGCCCTTCTGGCCAATGCCGAGGATACCCTCGACGCCGGCGCGGTAGAGCCAGCCGGCCGAACCCGTATACCAGGTCCAGCCGCCGCGGCCGGCGAGCGCGCCTTCGCCGTAGATGTCGGCCGCGACCACATAGGGTTCGACCCGATAATGCTCCGCCTCTTCGCGGCTGCGAGCATGCGACACCGGGTTCAGCATCTGGAATGCGCGCCAGGCTTCCTCCGCACGCTCCTGGGCGGCAAAGGCCAGCGCGACCCAGGTGCCCGCATGGGTGTATTGGCCGCCATTCTCGCGCACGCCCGGCGGATAGGCCTTGATGTAGCCTGGATCCTGTTCGGTCCTTGCAAGCGGAGGCGTGAAGAGGCGGACGATGCGTTTCTCCGGATCGACCAGTTCCGCCATGACCGCATCCATTGCGCGCCTGGACCGCTCCGCGTCGCCCTCGCCCGACAGCGTGCTCCAGGACTGGGCAATGGAGTCGATCCGGCATTCCTCGGCCGTCGCCGAACCGAGCGGCGTGCCGTCGTCATAATAGCCGCGGCGATAGTAGTCGCCGTCCCAGCCGGCTTCCTCGAGAGCCTGCTTCACCATCTCGAGATGCGCTTCCCAAAGCGTCACCCGCTTCTGGTCCCTGCGCTCGCGGGCAAAGGGCAGGAAGGCGCGGAGCGTACCGGCGAGGAACCAGCCGAGCCACACGCTCGTCCCCTCGCCCGCTTCACCGACGCGGTTCATGCCGTCGTTCCAATCGCCGCCAAGGATCAGGGGCAGGCCGTTGGCGCCCGTCCGCTTGATCGCGAGATCGAGCGCGCGGGCGCAATGTTCGTAGACATCGCCGACCTCTTCCGCCAGTTCTGGCTTGAAGAAGTTATCATGCTGCCCCTCTTCCAGTGCCGGCCCGATCAGGAAGGCAAGCTCCTCATCGAGGATGTCTTTCGTGCCGGTGACGGCGCAATAATGAGCGACTGCATGGGCGAGCCATACGACGTCGTCGGAAATCATCGTGCGCACGCCCGCGCCCGTGCCGGGCAGCCACCAGTGCTGCACGTCACCCTCGACGAACTGCCGGGCAGCCGCGTTGAGGATCTGTGCGCGTGCAAGCTCCGGCTTGTGAATGAGGAAGGCCAGCGTATCCTGGAGCTGATCGCGGAAACCAAAGGCGCCGCTCGCCTGATAGAAAGCCGAGCGGGCCATGATCCGGCACCCGAGCGCCTGATAGGGCAGCCAGTGGTTGATCATGTGATCGAAGGCCCGATCCGGAGTCTTGACTTTTACCGTATCGGTGAAATCTGCCCAGAAGCCCTTTGCCGTCTCCACGACCGTATCGAAGGCGGACGCGCGCAGTTCCGCAAGAATCGCCTCCACCGCTTCGGCGTTGTCGGCATCGCCGAGGAAGAAGGTGATCTGCCGCTCCGCGCCCGGCTCGATGGTAAGATCGCTGGCAAGCGCCGCACAGGCGTCGCCATCGACCTCGGTTGCCCCGGTAAGGCCGGCCCCCGACAGCACCGCCTGTGGGGCGAAAATGCCGCCGGCCCGGCCGAGGAACTCGCGCCGGCTCGCCGTGTAGCTCGCAACGTCACCGTCGATCGCAAAGAACGCCGCCCGGCCCGCATAGTCGATGCTGAAGGGATTGGTCGCGAGCAGCGCGGCAGCCGCCTCCTGCCACTCTGTCACCACGAAGGGCGCCGTGCGGCCGCGATCGTTGCCGAGAACCCATTCGGCATAGCCGTAGAGCCGAAGCTTGCGCTTCGCGGAGCCGCGGTTGCGGATGGAAAGACGGACGAGCTTCGCCGGCAGGGTCGGGTGCACCGCATGCGCCGCCTCGATCTCCAAACCATCCTGTGCGCTTCTGAACAGAGAATAGCCGAGCCCGTGGCGCGCCTCGAAGACCACGGACTTGCGCCGCGACAGCGCCGCATAGGGCGTCATCACCGCGCCGCTCTTCAGGTCGCGGATGAAGATCGCCTCGCCCGGCGCATTGACGACCGTATCGTTGGTCCAGGGGGTCAGCTGGTAGTCGCGCGAGTTACGGCTCCAGGTGAAGGCCGCGCCCTCGGCCGCAACGTGGAAGCCGAAACTCTCGTTAGAGAGGACATTGATCCACGGCTGTGGCGTCGCCTCGCCGCCTCTGAGCCGCACCACATATTCACGACCGTCCTCGGCAAAGCCGCCGAAGCCGTTCCAGAATTCGAGATCGTCGCCGCTGATCGCGGCGGCCGGCCGTTCGGCCCCCGCCTGCATCACCGGCAGCAGCATCTGCGTCGTCTCTGCGCTGCTTTCCAGAGGCTTCGCGTAAAGCGCGCTGGCGCGTGCGATCTGATCGGAGATGGTGCCGTTGCGGGCGTGGAACACGGCGCGCGAGGCCGAGATCAGCGTCGACCACGTCTCCGGCTCCATCAGGTCGCGGCGGACCGCAAAGATGTGCTGGCGCGGACCGTCGGAAAGACCGCGCAGCCGCAAGTTCTCGCACATGGCGTCGAGCGTGTGCTGCAGGTTCTGCGCATAGGACGAGGCCCGTTCGTTGATCACCACCAGATCGGCGGTGATGCCGCGGGCCCTTAAATATTCTTGCGCGCGGAGCGCCTCACGGGCGATGCCGAGATCGCCCTCATCGTTGATCCTCAGGCAGAAGATCGGGAAATCACCCGATATCGCCAGCGGCCAAAGCGCCGCCTGCGTGGCAAGCCCCGCCTTCACCGTCGCCGTGTCGGCCCTGAGATGCATGTCCGGATAAACCAGGTAGCGGCCGAGCATCTGGAAGGACGCGGCCTCCTTGGAGGTGATGCCCACATGGCGCATCTGCACCTGGCTGCGCGTCCAGGCATGAATCAGCTCGTGATTGAAGGTTTCCGGGTGGCGATAGCGATCGATCGCGCGATCGATACCCTCGCGATCGGGGGCGGCGATCGTCCAGAAGATGACGCTTACCTTTTTGCCGGCCGGGACTCGCACGACGCGACGAAGCGCCATGATTGGATCGAGCGTGAAGCCGTCGGTGCCCGAGAGCTGAGCGCCGGGATCGAAAGCTGCCGCCTCGGATAGGGTGCGGCCCTGTCCGAGGAAGCGGCGCCGGTCGGTTTCCGCCTGGGTGTGGCGATCGCTGCCGGCATTGTCGGTGATGAGATGCGCGACCGCGATATCCGGGTCGCCCGGACTGCGCTTGTTGCGCGAGACGCGGATGACGTCGCCCTGGCCGCTAATCTCGGTACGGATGAACATCTTCGAGAATGCTGGGTGGGCGTTGTCGGCCTCCTCTAGGGAGAGCACCGGCTCGGCATAGGAAGTCACCTCGATGAAGCGGTCTTCCAGCCCCGTATTGAGCAGGATCACACGGCGGCCTTCCGCATCGTGTTCGCTCGCGACGATGCACTCGACCTCGCTCGTCAGATCGCCGACGACCTTGACGAACTCGGCCTTGTCGTCGCCGAAGCGCGTCAGCGACTTTTCGCCCGGGGCGCGCCGCGGCTCTGCCGTCGCCGACCACCATTCGCCGCTGACCGTGTCGCGTAGGAAGATGAAGGTTCCGGTCCTGTCTTCCACGGGATCCGGCTGCCAGCGGGTGACCGCCTGTCCGTTCCAGCGGGCATAACAGGCGCCAGTCGCCGTCAGCATGATCGAGTAATGGCCGTTCGACAGGAAGACGGTTTCGCGGTCCTGCATCAGCGGATCTTCGATGGCGCGGACCTCCGGACGCAGGAGGTCGGCCTGGCCCTTGCCGAGCGATTCCGGCTCGCGCTTGGCGGCCATCACCGGAATGTCGCGCGGCGCCTTCTCCTGCAGCAGGAGCTCGGCGGCCTCGATCACCGGATCGGCGTGGAACCACTCGCGCAGCTGTCCATTGAAGACGACGTTCGCGATCGCCGCGATCGACATGCCGTGATGGTGCGCATAATAGTTGCGCACCACGGCGCAAGTCTGGCCCTCGGGCACGCGGGTCGGCGTGAAATCGACGGCGTCGTGGTAGCCATAGGCACCGAGCGCGCCGAGCGCCCTCAGCCGCGCCAGGTTGGCAAGCGCCGCCTTCGGATCGTACATGCAGGCTAGAATCGACGCATAGGGCGCGATCACCGCATTCTGGCCGAGGCCGCGCTTGAGGCCCAGCGTCGGCACGCCGAAATTCGTATACTGATAGGTCAGCTCATGGTCACGCGCGTTGAACGCGGCCTCGGAGATGCCCCAGGGCGTTCCGAGGCGTCGGCCGTGATTGATCTGTTCCTGTACCACCAGATTGTTGGTCTGATTGAGAATGCCGCCCTGGCGCTCCTGCATGACGAGCGGCGGCATCAGATATTCGAACATCGAGCCGGACCAGGAGACGAGCGCGCCGCGCGCGCCGACCGGCACGACGGGACGGCCGAGCTTGTACCAGTGCTCGGTCGGCAGGTCGCCCTTGGCGATGGCGAAGAGGCTCGTCAGCCGCGCTTCCGATGCGAGCAGGTCGTAGCAGGCCTCGTCGAGTTCGTTGGCGTTCACCCGGTAGCCAATGGAGAGCAGCCGCCGCTCCGGCCGGAACAGGAAGCCGAAATCCATCGAGAAGGCGATGTCGCGGGCGCGCTCCTTGAGGACCAGCAGCCGCTGGCGTAGTGTCTCGATCGCTCCGAGGTCGAAGACGCCGTCGGCAATATGCGCCTCGCAGGTCGCCACCAGCGAACCCGCCCATTTCGCCACCTCGCCCGTCTGCTGCGTGCGCACCTCATGGTCGAGATTGACGGTCAGCTTGTGCATATCGCGCGCAAGCACGGCCAGGTTGATTACGCGGATGGAGGCGAATTCGTGCTCGCGCTTGACGGAGGCAAGCGCATTCTGGAAGCCGGCGATGCGCTCTTCGATCAGGCGCCGGAGCGGCCGCACGGTCTTGCGGTCGTCGGGCAGTTCCGACAGCATTTCCGCCAGGATGGCAGCGACATCGCCGAGCCCGTCGAGATTGCCCTGAACATGGGCGGAGGGCGCCTCTGCCCATTCGCGGCACATTGACGATACCGCGATCAGATGCCCGGCAAGATTGCCGCTGTCGACGGAGGAGACATAGCGTGGCTCCATGACGTCGAGCGTGCGGGTGCGGTACCAGTTGAAAAGATGCCCGCGATATTTCGGCATGCGGTCGATGGTAGCGATCGTCTGCTCGAGCCGCGTGATCGTCTCCTCGAAGCCGATCCAGCCGAAGGAACGCGCCGACATCACTGACAGCAGATAGACGCCGATATTCGTAGGCGAAGTGCGCTCGGCCAAGACCGGCTGCGGCGTTTCCTGGAAATTGTCCGGCGGCAGGAAATTGCCCTCGGCGGTGACGAAGGTTTCGAAATAGCGCCAGGTGCGCCGGGCGATCCTGCGCATATCGCCGATCGCCTCTTCGGAGACGACGAGTTGGTCCTCCGTCTCGGCCGACTGGCTGACCAACCATGCGACCGCCGGCGAGAAGGCCCAAAGCAGGGCGAAGGGAATGCCGATGAAGGGCAATCCGGTATCCGAGATCGCCGCAAGCGCCAGCGAGACCGCGGCAAGCGCCGGGGCAGCCCACATGGCGCGGAAATAATCGCTGATCGATCCGTGACCGGCGCTCTGCACCTGTGCCGCCGTGCGCCACTCGAGCATCAGCTTGCGGCTGACGAAGGTACGGTAGATCGAGCGGACGATCGCGTCCGCCATCATCGCCGCGTTATGGGCGATGAAGATGATGCGGAGCGCAACCTGCGCATTGGCCGCCTGGATCTCCGAGAACACCGCATGGATATGGGCTCTGGCGACGATGTCGCTCCGCCGCGGCATCAGCCCCGAAATCAGCGACAGGGTCGGCGCGACAAAAAGGCTGAAGATCAGCACGAGCTGCCAGATCAGCGCCTCCATCGGCTCCATGTAGTACCAGCCCATGACCGAGGCGACGAGCCAGGCGACCGGAATGAGCGACCGGCGCAGGTTGTCGTACATCTTCCAGCGCCCGAGCATGGAAAGCCCGTTCGACGGGTTGAAAATATAGGGCAGCAGCTGCCAGTCGCCGCGCGCCCAACGATGCTGGCGCGACATCTCCACCTCGTAGCGGATCGGGAAATCCTCGACGAGCTCGACATCCGTAACCAGCGCGCAGCGGGCATAGGAGCCTTCGAGCAGATCATGGCTGAGCACCGCGTTCTCCTCGACCCGGCCCTTCAGCGCCGCCTCGAAGGCATCGACATGATAGAGGCCCTTGCCGGTGAAGCTGCCTTCGCCAGTAATGTCCTGGTAGACGTCGGAAACCGTAAAGACGTAAGGATCGATGCCGCGACTGGCCGAAAAGATGCGCTGGAAGGCCGAGGCCTCGCTGCCGGTGGTAAGCGATGGCGTCACGCGCGGCTGCAGGAGACTGTAGCCGGTCGCCACGTCCTGCGTCGCCGGATTCACGACGGGCCTGTTGATCGGATGGTAGAGCTTGCCGACAAGCTTCGTCACCGCGTCGCGCATCAGGCGCGTGTCGGAATCGAGCGTCATCACATACTGCACGCCGCCCGGCACCGTGTTGGCGCCCTGCAGGAAGGAGGTATCGCGGTCGCCGCGCAAGAGCAGGTTCAGCTCATGCAGCTTGCCGCGCTTGCGCTCCCAGCCCATCCACACGCCCTCGGCCTCGTTGTAGAGGCGCCGGCGATGCAACAGAAAGAAGCGGGTCTTGCCGTCATAGGCGTAGCGGGCGGAAAGCGAGGCCACTTCGCGCTTGGCGTATTCGAGCACGTCGTGGTCCGCCGGCGTTTCCTCGACCTTGCTGTCGGCCCAGTCGCTCACCAGCGCGAAGTAGATTTCGCCACGCGGATTGGCGAGGTAATGCACCTCGAGATTGCGCACCAGTTCGTCTACGTGATCGCGCTTGGCGATGAGACAGGGAACCGCGACGAGCGTGCGAGCATCCTGCGGAATGCCGTCAAGGAACTCGTAGCCGACGAGCCGCGACGGTTTGACGATCAGGGTGACCAGCGTGTTGAACAGACCCATCGCGCCCTCGGAGGCCGGCAGCGCGAAGAGAAGCAGCATGATCAGCTTGGCGCCGCTCGGAATGTCCATCGGATCGACGAAGGCGAAGACAGCCACCATCGCCAGCAGCGTCAGGAGGATGTTGGGTCCGGCGATCGCGAACCAGTCGAGCTTCCTGACGACCCGGATGACGCGCTGGAGCGGCGACGGCGAATAGCCGATCCTTCGTTCCAGGTCATTGCGCCGCTCGCCGACGAGGAAAGCGCCGACATTGGGCTCCTGCAGCGGCGCCTCGACGGTGGCGGCTGCCCTGGCCTCCTCGACCATGTCGATCGCGATCTGGGTAACCTCGTGCTCGCTGTGGCCGGAACGACGGGCGAGCTTCTCGATCGTGTCGCGATACGTGTTGCGTGAACCGAAATCGAGCGCGGCATAATCGGAACCGGCGCGCAGCGTCGCATCGATCTTGCTGACGCTTTCGAACCAGACCGCCCAGTCCGTGTCGTCGATTTCGCGTAGGCTGCGGATGATGTTGCTCATCGTCGCATTGCCCGACGAAAGGCGGTTCTGCTCGGCTACGAGCGCCTCCTCGACGTCGGTGCCGCGGCGCTCGAGCCGCTCCTCGATCCAGCCGATCACGACGCCCGAGGTCTGCGACCCGTCGCGCAGGCGATAGAGGAGCTGGGCGATGAAGGTGTTGTCGGCGGCCAGCGCCTCGTATTCCGCGAGCAGCGCCCGGCATCCTTCCGGTTCGCTCAGGCGGACGATCTGGTCGGCGACGTCATTTGCCTTCAGGCGCATGGCGCGCGAGCGCTCGACGCGGATGGCGATGCGGCGGAGGTTTTCAATGAGGACGAAGCGCAGGATCGACGGCAGCGCCCACAACTCGCCGATACGGAAGGTTTCGTGTTCCTGGAAGCCCTCGACCATCGCGGTGATGCTTTCCCAGGAGACGGTGCTGTGGGTGTGAGCGACATAGAGCCAGGCGAGCGCCATTGCGCGCGGAAGGTCGACGCCGGCGACGGCAATCGTCGGCAATTGCCGGTAGAACCGGCGCGGAAAATCTCGCCGGACCTCCTGGATCGCATCCTCGACGACGTGGTGGTTGTCGAGCAGCCATTCGGCAGCCGGGGTGATCGCCGCGCCGGTCTCGACGTCCTGGGCGGTCACCCGGTAGATCCGGAAGATTTCCTTTTCGTTCTCCCGGTGCCGGGCGCGGAACTCGAAAGGGAAGAAGCCCGGCAGCGACGTAACGCCGACGCGTGCAAGATCGGCACCGCATGCCCTGAGGTCGTCTATCGAGAAATAGCTCGCGCGGATCGAATCGTTGTAGTCGATCTGCCTGGCTTCCGGCTCGCGCGGTGGACTGGAGGGCGTCGTGTTCTGGAGCATGGGTATGGATTCTGATTCCCACCGGGCTTCGTCGGTCCGGTTCTCGTTGTTTTGCCGCAGGGATTGCGGCCCTGAAGTTTCAAGTGCCGCCGGCACCTTTCTAGACACGGTCATGTCCCCCATCCGCCGTCATTGTCCCGGGCTGGAAGGCGTGCAAACGGGCGTCGGCAGGGCTTGGGGCAATGGTGGTCGCAAAGCCGACGGCACGTTGGCTGTCACGGGCCGGGTGATGCATGAAGATGGCATTTTTTAGCCGCAGTGTCAGCGTCTTGCAAGGATTGCGAGCGCCGGCGCGGGCGGATTGAGCAGGCTCTGGTTCGTGCGAAACCGCACTGTCCACCTGCGGCCTCGGCTCGATGAACGTCTCTCTCACGTCAGCCCCTTCCTGGTGCCTGGAGGTCCGAGGCTCCGGATGGCGAACGGCCGCCGAAATGGCCGGCCCGGACTTCTCCCGCCGTTATGGATCAGCCGACCTGCTCGCTGATCCACTCCTGGAAAGCGCGGCTGATCGGGTTCTCCAATTTTCCTTCCGGAACAACGAGATAATAGCTGTTCTCAGTCTGCATCGGTCGATCGAGAACGATCCGCAGCGTGCCTGCGGCAAGTTCCTGTTCGATGAGATAGCGGGGCAAAAGGGCAAAACCGAGACCTGCGGCCGCCGCTTCGATGACCATGGAAAACTGATCGAAGCGATTGCCGCGATAGGCGCCATCGCTGTCGACGCCGTTCGCCTCGAACCATTGCCCCCAGAGCTTCGGCCTGGTCGCCAGATGCAAGAGCGGACTGCCGCCGATATCCTCCGGCGTTTCGATCGGCCTTGCGGCGCCGAGCGCCGGGCTTGCGACCGGCACGATGACCTCGCTGCAGAGATAGCTGCAGGCGGCGCGCGCCCAGACGGGCTGACCGTAGTGAATGGCGAGGTCGAAATTCTGCTCCTCGAAATCGAAGGGGGCGGAGCGGGAGGCGATGTTGAGGACCGTGCCGGGATGTCGTCTCAGGAAATCAGGCAGCCGCGGCACCAACCAGCGGCTGCCGAAGGTCGGCAGCGATGCGATCGAGAGGCTCGTTTCGGCGCGGGCCGAGGCCATCGCGCGCACCATCAGTTCCTCGGTCTGGTTGAGCAGGCGACGGACCTCCGGCAGGAGTTTCTGCCCCGCATCCGAGAGGATGACGCGCTGGCGCACCCGCTCGAAGAGAAGCACGCCGAGCTGCGTTTCCAGATCCTTGATCTGGCGGCTGACGGCGCTCTGCGTCAGGTTGAGTTCGGCGGCGGCCTGGGTGAAGCTGCCGTGGCGCGCAGCGCATTCGAAAGCCTGCAGCGTCGTCACGTCGGGAACCAGTCGGCGGCTCAACTTCATTCCGGCCTCGCATTAACATAGTCGGATGCAGCGCGATACATGGCCGCAGCGTTCCGATATAATTAGAAATAAGAATGATCTTGTCCTTCACCCTTAGCGCCAGGCGAGTCCCAGTGAAAGAGAATAGTTACGTTTCGGCCGACGATATCCGATCGGCCTTTTCCGCCGCGATGTCCGTCATGTACCGGGAAGAGGTTCCCGCCTACGGGACGCTGATGGAACTGGTCGAAACGGTGAATGCGGAGACGCTGTCCGCCGACGCGCAATTGAAGGAGCGCCTCACGGCGACCGATTCTCTCGAGCGCATCTCCGAGGAGCGGCACGGGGCGATCCGTCTCGGCACGCCCGCGGAGCTTTCGATGATGCGCCGTGTCTTTGCGGTG includes:
- a CDS encoding OpgC family protein, which codes for MLQKTLQSTRQQMEAVRPGATTRDTRLDVFRALCLLTIFVNHVPGQYLEYITHKNFGFSDSAEAFVLISGLAVGAAYGRKFVAGARLASTLKAWRRAMTLYVAHIMTSIVTLAIFAGAALYFGRQELIGEINIRPIVEQTEQGIVAMVLLGHQLGYNNILSMYAVLLLMLPAMLWLNAISPRLLFAVSAILWLAAGCFKLVPYNFLDEGYWFLNPWSWQFLFVIGILCMNHVRAGGDLPRSPWLIGLSAAYVLISACWVLFSWWHIDISFGLPAVLTGFDKTFLSLTRLLHVLALAYLIAIIPGVSQLARLRIDHPLVMIGRHSLPIFIFGTILAMAGQVFLFVTDRDPIAGSLYVVAGIGLHFVYAYYLDWLKEMGTARPLAAA
- a CDS encoding carbon-nitrogen hydrolase family protein, which encodes MTTAQIPVSPEISVNATAVRKAIKDAADQGARLINFCEGALSGYGKAQIISPERWQDFDWDRQEAELRSIAETCRHLRLFAVIGGAHRLSKAYPPHNSLYVFSDKGHLLTRYDKRYLSHGELGGWYTPGTTPITFEVDGYRFGCAICIECQFAEIFAEYERLGADAVLFSSYGIPTHFQIALQAHAALNCVWIGAATPAQTADKGPAGVIGPDGQWISRCSMQGAGLATAVLNRDDPAYEIPLHKARPWRSKARQGDIYREKMADDPRSRNRGGY